Proteins co-encoded in one Oreochromis aureus strain Israel breed Guangdong linkage group 3, ZZ_aureus, whole genome shotgun sequence genomic window:
- the LOC116321201 gene encoding uncharacterized protein LOC116321201, translated as MMGDQTQHPVFFECESLKEGHLTRLQKYFGIHRKSGGGECGPVTRVDENVYSVVFRNKRDQQRVLQRSEHVLDLEDRRLVIFVRETLENDTSHLTTPTSAPAEPPENITASSLLPSDEEYELHVDNYLLRYLKECPHAQQELENMLGCLACSADLYCEEGRVLVRRRAQPGASGEVSDWKAEVDAFFGGYFCHYEINPDKVEALVQSSSSCQTAGEVKVYTDESGKAVVVGELSLVHARLVDIEEPSSLRDNMASLSLSEESTTIASYSLCDGLQVFVCQGDITKQHADALVNAANQDLEHSAGVAAALSRAGGPEIQRESDELVKCFGKIPIGETVVTTGGNLKCKKLLHAVVPVGGKASKSDKMLLEKTVHSALKFSEIMEFQSIAIPCISSGVSGVPLTVCTEATVAAVKDFGSVGGRSLRKIILIDDREEAVRAMQEPCDRLLQGIDTPDEDTARGATARAPGGRVHMEVIQGSIESQQVDALVSPMVGHDPLSTRVGNALFEVAGPELTTRFRKEAEDETMPGDSVLLEDLPGLQCNAVFFLNLVPWDGDPDGVAVQVLRMGINTILSSCEKKGFRSVALPVLGAGMALQFPVSEVERVLMEEVHVFEEERVGITPFLIHIVNQPDDEETHEASDVVQTDKFTQKVQDPDSTTMRVVLLGKTGSGKSHLGNTILGEELFATYPSPNSGTSKCQTETKTVSGRSITLIDTPGFFDTGRSEEDLKPEIMSCITECAPGPHAFLIVLRVDKFTEHEQAVITKTVQYFSDEALKYAVVVFTHGDQLDKKMKIEDFVSQNKNLSDLVSKCGGRCHVFDNKHWNNNQPNNYRSNQFQLEELLKTIEKMVVEKNGGYYTNKTLQHVETAIQKRVEHISYSMPDKTAEEIRKQAKTDVFNSFLTKLTGITTGALLGAFFGVAAMVGLAITAMNNVMLMNAVKKAPALMGVSAAATGETTLVVAGAASLGAATAGGVYGGLLGYEAAKDAKSPSEAAQRAYEVIVEKGKSFIRFK; from the exons ATGATGGGTGATCAGACCCAGCACCCAGTTTTCTTTGAGTGTGAGAGTCTTAAAGAAGGACATCTGACGAGATTACAAAAATATTTCGGTATTCACCGCAAATCAGGCGGAGGAGAGTGCGGACCAGTGACGAGAGTGGACGAGAACGTCTACAGTGTGGTTTTCCGAAATAAAAGAG ATCAGCAGCGAGTCCTTCAGAGATCAGAGCATGTTTTGGATCTTGAAGATCGTCGTTTGGTGATCTTTGTCCGAGAAACTCTGGAAAATGACACCTCTCACCTCACCACCCCCACTTCTGCTCCAGCAGAG CCTCCTGAGAACATTACTGCCTCATCTCTTCTACCAAGTGATGAAGAGTATGAACTACATGTTGATAATTATCTCCTTCGTTACCTGAAAGAATGTCCTCATGCTCAGCAAGAACTTGAGAACATGCTTGGCTGTTTAGCCTGCTCTGCTGATCTTTACTGTGAGGAGGGGAGAGTTTTAGTGAGGAGGCGAGCTCAACCTGGTGCTTCAGGTGAAGTTAGTGATTGGAAAGCTGAGGTAGACGCTTTCTTTGGTGGCTACTTTTGCCATTATGAGATAAACCCTGACAAAGTTGAAGCTTTGGTTCAGTCCAGCAGCTCTTGTCAGACTGCAGGTGAGGTGAAGGTGTACACAGATGAGTCTGGGAaggctgttgttgttggagaacTGTCTCTGGTTCATGCCAGGTTGGTAGACATTGAGGAACCTTCAAGTTTACGTGACAATATGGCATCTCTGAGTTTGAGTGAGGAAAGCACAACCATTGCTAGCTACAGCCTTTGTGATGGGCtccaggtgtttgtgtgtcagggtGACATCACCAAGCAACACGCTGATGCTCTGGTAAATGCAGCCAATCAGGACTTGGAGCACTCTGCAGGTGTTGCTGCTGCACTGAGTCGAGCTGGTGGTCCTGaaatacagagagagagtgatgaATTAGTGAAGTGTTTTGGGAAAATTCCCATAGGAGAAACAGTAGTGACCACAGGGGGTAACTTAAAGTGCAAGAAACTGCTTCATGCAGTTGTGCCTGTAGGTGGAAAAGCAAGTAAGAGCGATAAGATGTTACTGGAGAAAACTGTGCATTCTGCTTTAAAGTTTTCAGAAATAATGGAGTTTCAGTCCATAGCCATTCCTTGTATCAGCTCAGGTGTCTCTGGGGTTCCTCTCACTGTGTGCactgaggcaactgttgctgcTGTGAAGGACTTTGGCAGTGTGGGAGGTCGAAGTCTGAGGAAAATCATCCTGATTGATGACAGAGAGGAGGCGGTGAGGGCCATGCAGGAACCATGTGACAGGCTTCTCCAAGGGATAGATACACCTGATGAAGATACAGCAAGAGGAGCCACTGCCAGAGCTCCTGGAGGCAGAGTCCACATGGAGGTTATTCAGGGATCGATCGAGAGCCAACAG GTGGATGCTTTGGTGTCTCCTATGGTTGGCCATGATCCTCTCTCTACCCGTGTTGGAAATGCTTTATTTGAAGTAGCTGGACCCGAGCTGACCACAAGGTTTAGAAAGGAAGCAGAAGATGAAACCATGCCTGGTGACTCAGTACTGCTGGAGGACTTACCTGGACTTCAATGTAATGCAGTCTTCTTCCTCAATCTTGTTCCCTGGGATGGTGACCCAGACGGAGTTGCAGTCCAG GTCCTTCGAATGGGCATCAACACAATCCTATCTTCTTGTGAGAAGAAAGGATTCAGATCTGTCGCTCTTCCTGTCCTTGGTGCTGGGATGGCCCTGCAATTTCCTGTCAGTGAAGTGGAGAGGGTGTTAATGGAGGAAGTTCATGTATTTGAAGAGGAGCGGGTGGGCATCACACCATTTCTGATCCACATCGTCAATCAGCCCGATGACGAGGAGACACACGAG GCATCTGATGTTGTCCAAACTGACAAATTCACTCAAAAAGTCCAAGATCCAG ATTCAACAACGATGAGGGTGGTCCTGCTGGGAAAAACTGGATCTGGGAAAAGTCACCTGGGTAACACCATTCTTGGAGAGGAGCTCTTTGCCACTTACCCCTCTCCAAACTCTGGAACATCTAAATgccaaacagaaaccaaaacagtcAGTGGAAGAAGCATCACTCTGATCGACACCCCTGGTTTCTTTGACACAGGAAGGTCTGAGGAAGATCTGAAGCCTGAGATAATGAGCTGTATTACAGAGTGTGCTCCTGGGCCTCATGCTTTTCTCATTGTGCTTCGAGTGGATAAATTCACAGAGCATGAGCAGGCTGTCATCACTAAGACAGTTCAGTATTTCTCAGATGAAGCTCTAAAATATGCTGTAGTTGTTTTCACTCACGGTGATCAGCTCGACAAAAAGATGAAAATTGAAGATTTTGTCAGTCAGAACAAAAATCTGAGTGATCTGGTGTCAAAGTGTGGTGGTCGGTGCCACGTCTTTGATAACAAACACTGGAACAACAACCAGCCAAATAACTACAGGAGCAACCAGTTCCAGCTGGAGGAGTTACTgaaaacaatagaaaaaatGGTGGTCGAAAAAAACGGAGGCTACTACACAAATAAAACGCTGCAACATGTGGAGACAGCAATACAGAAACGGGTTGAGCACATTTCGTACTCAATGCCAGATAAAACTGCAGAAGAGATCAGAAAGCAGGCTAAAACTGATGTGTTTAACAGCTTTCTGACCAAACTGACAGGGATTACAACAGGAGCTTTGCTCGGTGCTTTCTTTGGTGTAGCAGCAATGGTTGGATTAGCTATCACAGCCATGAATAACGTAATGTTAATGAACGCTGTAAAAAAGGCTCCAGCATTAATGGGAGTGTCGGCAGCAGCAACAGGAGAAACAACATTAGTAGTTGCTGGAGCCGCAAGTCTGGGGGCAGCAACTGCAGGAGGAGTATATGGTGGCTTGCTTGGATATGAAGCAGCTAAGGATGCTAAGTCACCATCAGAAGCTGCACAGAGAGCATATGAGGTTATAGTGGAGAAAGGAAAGTCTTTTATCAGGTTTAAGTGa
- the LOC116321214 gene encoding uncharacterized protein LOC116321214, with amino-acid sequence MMGDMYHYPVFFECYGLREKHIKGIETYFRRGISGGGDCGPLIRLGEDVYGIAFRHEKDQQRILQRSEHVLELEDCHLVITVRESLETYTIPTATVAPPEHITASSLLPSDEEYELHVDNYLLCYLKECPDAQQELENMLGCLACSADLYCKEGRVLVRRRAQPGAADEVSDWKAEVDALFGGYFCHYEVNPDKVEALVQSSSSCQTAGEVKVYTDESGMAVVVGELSLVHARLLDIEQPSSLRDNMASLSLSEESTTIAGYSLCDGLQVFVCQGDITKQHADALVNAANQDLEHSAGVAAALSRAGGPEIQRESDELVKCFGKIPIGETVVTTGGNLKCKKLLHAVVPVGRKASDKDKMLLEKTVDCALNLSEIMEFQSIAIPCISSGVCGVPLTVGTEATVAAVKDFGSVGGRSLSKIILIDNREEAVRAMQEACDRLLQGIDTPDEDTARGATARAPGGRVHMEVIQGSIESQQVDALVSPMVGHDPLSTCVGNALFEVAGPELTTRFIKEAEDETMPGDSVLLEDLPGLQCNAVFFLNLVPFDGDPDGSAVQVLRMGINTILTSCEKKGFRSVALPVLGTGMALQFPVGEVARALKEEIHIFEEERVGIREFNIRIVIHPNDEETRKAFDVIQTDKITEDVHQKVQDPESTTMRLVLLGKTGSGKSHLGNTIFGDELFITYPSPNSGTSKCQTGTKTVSGRSITLIDTPGFFDTGRSEADLNSEIMSCMTECAPGPHAFLIVLQVGRFTEHEQGVITKIRQCFSDEALKYAVVVFTHGDQLDENIKIEDFVSQNKNLSDLVSKCGGRCHVFDNKHWNNNQPNNYRSNQFQLEELLKTIEKMMVEKNGGYYTNKTLQHVETAIQKRVEHIWYSMPNKTAEEIKNQAKTDVCNSFLTKLTGITTGALLGAFLGVAAMVGLVITAMNNVQLMNVVKKAPALVGVSAAAAGEAAVGVAGAACVAAAAAGGVYGGFIGNEAAKDAKSPSEAAQRAYEAIVEKGKSFIRFK; translated from the exons ATGATGGGTGATATGTACCATTACCCGGTTTTCTTTGAGTGCTACGGTCTCCGCGAAAAGCATATAAAGGGAATAGAAACATATTTCCGTCGCGGCATCTCGGGCGGAGGAGACTGCGGACCACTGATAAGACTGGGCGAGGACGTCTATGGTATTGCTTTCAGACACGAAAAAG ATCAGCAGCGAATCCTTCAAAGATCAGAGCATGTTTTGGAGCTTGAAGATTGTCATTTGGTGATCACAGTCCGAGAAAGTCTGGAAACTTACACCATCCCCACAGCTACAGTAGCG CCTCCTGAGCACATTACTGCCTCGTCTCTTCTACCAAGTGATGAAGAGTATGAACTACATGTTGATAATTATCTCCTTTGTTACCTGAAAGAATGTCCTGATGCTCAGCAAGAACTTGAGAACATGCTTGGCTGTTTAGCCTGCTCTGCTGATCTTTACTGTAAGGAGGGGAGGGTTTTAGTCAGGAGACGAGCTCAACCTGGTGCTGCAGATGAAGTTAGTGATTGGAAAGCTGAGGTAGACGCTCTCTTTGGTGGCTACTTTTGCCATTATGAGGTAAACCCTGACAAAGTTGAAGCTTTGGTTCAGTCCAGCAGCTCTTGTCAGACTGCAGGTGAGGTGAAGGTGTACACAGATGAGTCTGGGAtggctgttgttgttggagaacTGTCTCTGGTTCATGCCAGGTTGTTAGACATTGAGCAACCTTCAAGTTTACGTGACAATATGGCATCTCTGAGTTTGAGTGAGGAAAGCACAACCATTGCTGGCTACAGCCTTTGTGATGGGCtccaggtgtttgtgtgtcagggtGACATCACCAAGCAACACGCTGATGCTCTGGTAAATGCAGCCAATCAGGACTTGGAGCACTCTGCAGGTGTTGCTGCTGCACTGAGTCGAGCTGGTGGTCCTGaaatacagagagagagtgatgaATTAGTGAAGTGTTTTGGAAAAATTCCCATAGGAGAAACAGTAGTGACCACAGGGGGTAACTTAAAGTGCAAGAAACTGCTTCATGCAGTTGTGCCTGTAGGTAGAAAAGCAAGTGACAAAGATAAGATGTTACTGGAGAAAACTGTGGATTGTGCTTTAAATTTATCAGAAATAATGGAGTTTCAGTCCATAGCCATTCCTTGTATCAGCTCAGGTGTCTGTGGGGTTCCTCTCACTGTGGGCactgaggcaactgttgctgcTGTGAAGGACTTTGGCAGTGTGGGAGGTCGAAGTCTGAGCAAAATCATCCTGATTGATAACAGAGAGGAGGCAGTGAGGGCCATGCAGGAAGCATGTGACAGGCTTCTCCAAGGGATAGATACACCTGATGAAGATACAGCAAGAGGAGCCACTGCCAGAGCTCCTGGAGGCAGAGTCCACATGGAGGTTATTCAGGGATCGATCGAGAGCCAACAG GTGGATGCTTTGGTGTCTCCTATGGTTGGCCATGATCCTCTCTCTACCTGTGTTGGAAATGCTTTGTTTGAAGTAGCTGGACCCGAGCTGACCACAAGGTTTATAAAGGAAGCAGAAGATGAAACAATGCCTGGTGACTCAGTACTGCTGGAGGACTTACCTGGACTTCAATGTAATGCAGTCTTCTTCCTCAATCTTGTTCCCTTTGATGGTGACCCAGATGGTAGTGCAGTCCAG GTTCTTCGAATGGGGATCAACACAATACTAACTTCCTGTGAGAAGAAAGGATTCAGGTCTGTCGCTCTTCCTGTCCTCGGGACTGGGATGGccctgcagtttcctgttggTGAAGTGGCGAGGGCTTTAAAGGAGGAAATTCATATATTTGAAGAGGAACGAGTGGGCATCAGAGAATTCAATATCCGCATTGTCATTCACCCCAATGATGAGGAGACACGCAAG GCATTTGATGTTATCCAAACTGACAAAATCACTGAAGATGTTCACCAAAAAGTCCAAGATCCAG AGTCAACTACGATGAGGCTGGTCCTGCTGGGAAAAACTGGATCTGGGAAAAGTCACTTGGGTAACACCATTTTTGGAGACGAGCTCTTTATCACCTACCCCTCTCCAAACTCTGGAACATCTAAATGCCAAACAGGAACCAAAACAGTCAGTGGAAGAAGCATCACTCTGATCGACACCCCTGGTTTCTTTGACACAGGAAGGTCTGAGGCAGATTTGAACTCTGAGATAATGAGCTGTATGACAGAGTGTGCTCCTGGGCCTCATGCTTTTCTCATTGTGCTTCAAGTGGGTAGGTTCACAGAGCATGAGCAGGGTGTCATCACTAAGATACGTCAGTGTTTCTCAGATGAAGCTCTAAAATATGCTGTAGTTGTTTTCACTCACGGTGATCAGCTCGACGAAAATATTAAAATTGAAGATTTTGTCAGTCAGAACAAGAACCTGAGTGATCTGGTGTCAAAGTGTGGCGGTCGGTGCCACGTCTTTGATAACAAACACTGGAACAACAACCAGCCAAATAACTACAGGAGCAACCAGTTCCAGCTGGAGGAGTTACTgaaaacaatagaaaaaatGATGGTGGAAAAAAACGGAGGCTACTACACAAATAAAACGCTGCAACATGTGGAGACGGCAATACAGAAACGGGTTGAGCACATTTGGTACTCAATGCCAAACAAGACAGCAGAAGAGATCAAAAACCAGGCTAAAACTGATGTGTGTAACAGCTTTCTGACCAAACTGACAGGGATTACAACAGGAGCTTTGCTCGGTGCTTTTCTTGGTGTAGCAGCAATGGTTGGATTAGTTATCACAGCTATGAATAACGTACAGTTAATGAACGTTGTAAAAAAGGCTCCAGCATTAGTGGGAGTgtcggcagcagcagcaggagaagcAGCTGTAGGAGTTGCTGGAGCAGCATGTgtggcggcagcagcagcaggaggagtaTATGGTGGCTTCATTGGAAATGAAGCAGCTAAGGATGCTAAGTCACCATCAGAAGCTGCACAGAGAGCATATGAGGCTATAGTGGAGAAAGGAAAGTCTTTTATCAGGTTTAAGTGa
- the LOC116321208 gene encoding E3 ubiquitin-protein ligase TRIM47-like isoform X1, which produces MASKQQHQQDEPHGVDLDCIQFSCSVCLDLLKEPVTIHCGHSYCKSCIEDCWDREEEKGEYSCPQCRETFSHRPVLRRNNMLAEVVNKLKSTKPTCPSLVYASPTDVACDFCCGIRIKATMSCLTCLASYCPTHLEPHYSVAVLKKHELVAATVSIQEKMCTKHSKLKELYCEQDEQLVCSLCTVDEHKGHGCVSASALKDKAKNQLALNQSKIQDKVQKKEKELKELSQAEESLKSSALISLNDCDKIFDELISSMQRKQSEVKQLIKVQEKTATAQVEDRQSQLKEEITKLKRTYAELEKASDADDLIYLMQHLSTSWDSPDGSPGAPPQRSFKDITKCLSELKDKLEMSLKETWPRISATGNSWKCKKKKDSVVDELLHRYPGIFLKITPVCFFTVSYVDFSLPPAPSSREELLRYVYPLTLDGTSNYRYLHLICENRRMRPSPGQASAHLGRFTKFPQVLCREGLADRCYWEVEGHARTLSVAVAYKNISRTSDESQFGKNDKSWSLDCTADGFLFCHNNVETKVPGSGLCKIGVFLDYKAGTLCFYRVSDPMVLIHQVQTAFIQPLYPGVGINYEWYDTGVFAQLVKLW; this is translated from the exons ATGGCTAGCAAGCAGCAACATCAGCAAGATGAGCCACATGGAGTTGACCTGGACTGCATTCAGTTTTCCTGTTCGGTGTGTTTGGATCTTTTGAAAGAACCCGTCACCATTCATTGTGGACACAGTTATTGTAAAAGCTGCATTGAGGATTGCTGGGatagagaggaggagaagggtGAATACAGCTGTCCTCAGTGCAGGGAGACATTCAGCCATCGGCCTGTTCTCAGGAGGAACAACATGCTGGCTGAG GTTGTGAATAAGCTAAAGAGCACAAAGCCAACATGTCCTTCTCTGGTCTATGCCAGCCCAACAGATGTTGCCTGTGACTTTTGCTGTGGGATCAGAATCAAAGCCACCATGTCATGTTTGACCTGCTTGGCATCTTACTGTCCCACTCACCTCGAGCCTCACTACAGCGTTGCTGTGTTGAAGAAGCACGAGCTGGTGGCAGCTACAGTGTCAATACAGGAGAAAATGTGCACCAAACACAGCAAGTTAAAGGAGCTCTACTGTGAGCAAGATGAGCAGCTTGTTTGCTCTTTGTGCACAGTGGATGAGCACAAGGGCCACGGATGTGTTTCCGCTTCAGCACTCAAGGATAAGGCAAAG AACCAGCTGGCTTTAAACCAAAGTAAAATCCAGGACAAAGTccaaaagaaagagaaggagcTGAAAGAACTGAGCCAAGCTGAGGAGAGTCTCAAG AGTTCTGCTCTGATTTCCCTGAACGACTGTGACAAGATCTTCGACGAGCTCATCTCCTCcatgcaaagaaaacagagcgAGGTGAAGCAGCTGATTAAAGTCCAGGAAAAAACTGCCACCGCTCAGGTGGAGGACCGCCAGTCTCAGTTGAAGGAGGAGATTACAAAACTGAAGAGAACATACGCTGAACTGGAAAAAGCTTCGGATGCAGATGACCTCATATATCTGATGCAG CATCTCTCCACTTCCTGGGATTCTCCAGATGGCTCACCTGGAGCTCCTCCTCAACGCTCTTTTAAAGACATAACCAAGTGTTTGTCTGAGCTCAAAGATAAATTGGAAATGTCACTGAAAGAAACATGGCCCAGGATCTCAGCCACAGGTAACAGTtggaaatgtaaaaagaaaaaagacagtgTTGTGGATGAGTTGCTTCATAGATACCcagggatttttttaaaaataactccaGTTTGTTTCTTCACAGTTTCATATGTTGACTTCTCTCTACCTCCGGCCCCCAGCAGCAGAGAAGAGCTTTTACGTT ATGTTTATCCCCTCACACTGGATGGGACCTCAAACTATCGTTATCTCCACCTGATATGCGAGAATCGCAGAATGAGGCCTTCACCTGGCCAGGCTTCAGCGCATCTGGGCAGGTTCACTAAATTTCCCCAGGTGCTGTGCAGAGAGGGTTTGGCAGACCGGTGTTACTGGGAGGTAGAGGGACATGCTCGCACTCTGTCTGTAGCAGTGGCTTATAAAAACATCAGCCGGACATCAGATGAGTCACAGTTTGGAAAAAATGACAAGTCCTGGAGTTTAGACTGCACAGCAGACGGCTTTTTATTCTGTCACAATAATGTAGAAACCAAAGTGCCCGGCTCTGGTCTCTGCAAGATTGGAGTCTTCCTGGATTATAAAGCAGGCACTCTGTGTTTTTATCGTGTCTCTGACCCAATGGTTCTAATCCATCAAGTCCAAACTGCATTCATCCAACCTCTTTATCCTGGGGTTGGGATAAATTATGAATGGTATGATACTGGAGTATTTGCACAGCTGGTTAAGTTATGGTAA
- the LOC116321208 gene encoding E3 ubiquitin-protein ligase TRIM47-like isoform X3 codes for MASKQQHQQDEPHGVDLDCIQFSCSVCLDLLKEPVTIHCGHSYCKSCIEDCWDREEEKGEYSCPQCRETFSHRPVLRRNNMLAEVVNKLKSTKPTCPSLVYASPTDVACDFCCGIRIKATMSCLTCLASYCPTHLEPHYSVAVLKKHELVAATVSIQEKMCTKHSKLKELYCEQDEQLVCSLCTVDEHKGHGCVSASALKDKAKNQLALNQSKIQDKVQKKEKELKELSQAEESLKSSALISLNDCDKIFDELISSMQRKQSEVKQLIKVQEKTATAQVEDRQSQLKEEITKLKRTYAELEKASDADDLIYLMQHLSTSWDSPDGSPGAPPQRSFKDITKCLSELKDKLEMSLKETWPRISATVCFFTVSYVDFSLPPAPSSREELLRCMKLT; via the exons ATGGCTAGCAAGCAGCAACATCAGCAAGATGAGCCACATGGAGTTGACCTGGACTGCATTCAGTTTTCCTGTTCGGTGTGTTTGGATCTTTTGAAAGAACCCGTCACCATTCATTGTGGACACAGTTATTGTAAAAGCTGCATTGAGGATTGCTGGGatagagaggaggagaagggtGAATACAGCTGTCCTCAGTGCAGGGAGACATTCAGCCATCGGCCTGTTCTCAGGAGGAACAACATGCTGGCTGAG GTTGTGAATAAGCTAAAGAGCACAAAGCCAACATGTCCTTCTCTGGTCTATGCCAGCCCAACAGATGTTGCCTGTGACTTTTGCTGTGGGATCAGAATCAAAGCCACCATGTCATGTTTGACCTGCTTGGCATCTTACTGTCCCACTCACCTCGAGCCTCACTACAGCGTTGCTGTGTTGAAGAAGCACGAGCTGGTGGCAGCTACAGTGTCAATACAGGAGAAAATGTGCACCAAACACAGCAAGTTAAAGGAGCTCTACTGTGAGCAAGATGAGCAGCTTGTTTGCTCTTTGTGCACAGTGGATGAGCACAAGGGCCACGGATGTGTTTCCGCTTCAGCACTCAAGGATAAGGCAAAG AACCAGCTGGCTTTAAACCAAAGTAAAATCCAGGACAAAGTccaaaagaaagagaaggagcTGAAAGAACTGAGCCAAGCTGAGGAGAGTCTCAAG AGTTCTGCTCTGATTTCCCTGAACGACTGTGACAAGATCTTCGACGAGCTCATCTCCTCcatgcaaagaaaacagagcgAGGTGAAGCAGCTGATTAAAGTCCAGGAAAAAACTGCCACCGCTCAGGTGGAGGACCGCCAGTCTCAGTTGAAGGAGGAGATTACAAAACTGAAGAGAACATACGCTGAACTGGAAAAAGCTTCGGATGCAGATGACCTCATATATCTGATGCAG CATCTCTCCACTTCCTGGGATTCTCCAGATGGCTCACCTGGAGCTCCTCCTCAACGCTCTTTTAAAGACATAACCAAGTGTTTGTCTGAGCTCAAAGATAAATTGGAAATGTCACTGAAAGAAACATGGCCCAGGATCTCAGCCACAG TTTGTTTCTTCACAGTTTCATATGTTGACTTCTCTCTACCTCCGGCCCCCAGCAGCAGAGAAGAGCTTTTACGTTGTATGAAATTGACTTGA
- the LOC116321208 gene encoding E3 ubiquitin-protein ligase TRIM47-like isoform X2: MASKQQHQQDEPHGVDLDCIQFSCSVCLDLLKEPVTIHCGHSYCKSCIEDCWDREEEKGEYSCPQCRETFSHRPVLRRNNMLAEVVNKLKSTKPTCPSLVYASPTDVACDFCCGIRIKATMSCLTCLASYCPTHLEPHYSVAVLKKHELVAATVSIQEKMCTKHSKLKELYCEQDEQLVCSLCTVDEHKGHGCVSASALKDKAKNQLALNQSKIQDKVQKKEKELKELSQAEESLKSSALISLNDCDKIFDELISSMQRKQSEVKQLIKVQEKTATAQVEDRQSQLKEEITKLKRTYAELEKASDADDLIYLMQHLSTSWDSPDGSPGAPPQRSFKDITKCLSELKDKLEMSLKETWPRISATVSYVDFSLPPAPSSREELLRYVYPLTLDGTSNYRYLHLICENRRMRPSPGQASAHLGRFTKFPQVLCREGLADRCYWEVEGHARTLSVAVAYKNISRTSDESQFGKNDKSWSLDCTADGFLFCHNNVETKVPGSGLCKIGVFLDYKAGTLCFYRVSDPMVLIHQVQTAFIQPLYPGVGINYEWYDTGVFAQLVKLW, translated from the exons ATGGCTAGCAAGCAGCAACATCAGCAAGATGAGCCACATGGAGTTGACCTGGACTGCATTCAGTTTTCCTGTTCGGTGTGTTTGGATCTTTTGAAAGAACCCGTCACCATTCATTGTGGACACAGTTATTGTAAAAGCTGCATTGAGGATTGCTGGGatagagaggaggagaagggtGAATACAGCTGTCCTCAGTGCAGGGAGACATTCAGCCATCGGCCTGTTCTCAGGAGGAACAACATGCTGGCTGAG GTTGTGAATAAGCTAAAGAGCACAAAGCCAACATGTCCTTCTCTGGTCTATGCCAGCCCAACAGATGTTGCCTGTGACTTTTGCTGTGGGATCAGAATCAAAGCCACCATGTCATGTTTGACCTGCTTGGCATCTTACTGTCCCACTCACCTCGAGCCTCACTACAGCGTTGCTGTGTTGAAGAAGCACGAGCTGGTGGCAGCTACAGTGTCAATACAGGAGAAAATGTGCACCAAACACAGCAAGTTAAAGGAGCTCTACTGTGAGCAAGATGAGCAGCTTGTTTGCTCTTTGTGCACAGTGGATGAGCACAAGGGCCACGGATGTGTTTCCGCTTCAGCACTCAAGGATAAGGCAAAG AACCAGCTGGCTTTAAACCAAAGTAAAATCCAGGACAAAGTccaaaagaaagagaaggagcTGAAAGAACTGAGCCAAGCTGAGGAGAGTCTCAAG AGTTCTGCTCTGATTTCCCTGAACGACTGTGACAAGATCTTCGACGAGCTCATCTCCTCcatgcaaagaaaacagagcgAGGTGAAGCAGCTGATTAAAGTCCAGGAAAAAACTGCCACCGCTCAGGTGGAGGACCGCCAGTCTCAGTTGAAGGAGGAGATTACAAAACTGAAGAGAACATACGCTGAACTGGAAAAAGCTTCGGATGCAGATGACCTCATATATCTGATGCAG CATCTCTCCACTTCCTGGGATTCTCCAGATGGCTCACCTGGAGCTCCTCCTCAACGCTCTTTTAAAGACATAACCAAGTGTTTGTCTGAGCTCAAAGATAAATTGGAAATGTCACTGAAAGAAACATGGCCCAGGATCTCAGCCACAG TTTCATATGTTGACTTCTCTCTACCTCCGGCCCCCAGCAGCAGAGAAGAGCTTTTACGTT ATGTTTATCCCCTCACACTGGATGGGACCTCAAACTATCGTTATCTCCACCTGATATGCGAGAATCGCAGAATGAGGCCTTCACCTGGCCAGGCTTCAGCGCATCTGGGCAGGTTCACTAAATTTCCCCAGGTGCTGTGCAGAGAGGGTTTGGCAGACCGGTGTTACTGGGAGGTAGAGGGACATGCTCGCACTCTGTCTGTAGCAGTGGCTTATAAAAACATCAGCCGGACATCAGATGAGTCACAGTTTGGAAAAAATGACAAGTCCTGGAGTTTAGACTGCACAGCAGACGGCTTTTTATTCTGTCACAATAATGTAGAAACCAAAGTGCCCGGCTCTGGTCTCTGCAAGATTGGAGTCTTCCTGGATTATAAAGCAGGCACTCTGTGTTTTTATCGTGTCTCTGACCCAATGGTTCTAATCCATCAAGTCCAAACTGCATTCATCCAACCTCTTTATCCTGGGGTTGGGATAAATTATGAATGGTATGATACTGGAGTATTTGCACAGCTGGTTAAGTTATGGTAA